The Deltaproteobacteria bacterium genome segment TTCTCGCCTTCAACTGGCTCGTAAACTGGGTGTTCAAGCGGCAGGTGCTCAAGGACCAGAAAACCTACGGACAGACATTCAGCGGTTCGCCCGATGGCGCCGAAAGCGAGGAAGCGGCCCTGCTCCGCTCCCGCCGCAAGCCCCGCGCAACGACCGGCACGCACTGAATCTCCCGGCGCATGTCTCCCGCTTCTTACGAACCACAACGGTAACCGGTATCGTGCGCCTGCCGGCATGCAAATCTTGTCGAAAGGCCTTGTCACTGAATACGCTATCAGCTCCGGATGGAGAGGTGGATTTCTACAGCGTGAAAGGCCCGTTCACCCTGAAGGACAAGCGTCGGAAATTCCGCACATCGGTCAAGCTCGTGACCGAGGACGGCCGGCAAACGCACCGGTTTTTCCGGTCGGTGGACATCAGCACGAGCGGCATCTCGCTTTCGACCGAGTTTCCCCTGGATCTTGGCACACCCGTTGTCCTGGATTTCATGCTGCCCCAGACGCCTGAAACCGTCCGCATTGCGGGCGAGGTGATCCGCCATATCCGCGAGGAGCCCAGGCGGCAGACGTCAAAGGTGATCGGCATGGGGGTCAAGTTCCGTGACATCCAGCCGGCCCACGTGCAGGTACTCAAGGGTTTTATCCAGGGGGGCGGCGATGCCACCAGTCCCAAGTAACGGTCCGGGATGTGCCCGGTGACCACCGAGACAGCTGACAGACGTCCACCCGATGCTGCCTGGACATTCACGCTGCTCGTCCTTCTCAATCTGGCCAACTACATCGACCGCCAGTCGCTGTCGGCCCTGCTGCCGCTGGTGAACGCCGAACTGGGGCTTTCCGACACCCAGGGCGGACAGCTCGGGAGCCTTTTCCTC includes the following:
- a CDS encoding PilZ domain-containing protein, translated to MDFYSVKGPFTLKDKRRKFRTSVKLVTEDGRQTHRFFRSVDISTSGISLSTEFPLDLGTPVVLDFMLPQTPETVRIAGEVIRHIREEPRRQTSKVIGMGVKFRDIQPAHVQVLKGFIQGGGDATSPK